CAGTGCACCTACAGGACTTTTTCCCGGAAATTTATGGCGACAGGCACCCGAAGGAATTCAAGGAAAAGTCACTCGAACTATATCAAAAGCTGAAGCCGGAATTGTTTAAGGACAAGCTGCTACGTTTCCTGAAACTGAATGTTAAGCAGCATATGCCTATTTAGAGCATATTGAACATGCGATCTTTATTTTCTTCTGCGTCCGTTTCATAGAAAGATTGCTTCGTCGTGCCTCCTCGCAATGACTCGCGTAGTGGGAACTTAAAAATTACTCAACAGTAACGCCCGGCTCCTTCACAATGCCATAAGGTGTCCATTTTATCTTTTTCTCTTTAACTTCTTTACGGATGGCAAGGTTGGCCGCTAATGATTCCGGCGTTTTGTAACCGCGTGCATGGTCAAGGTGCAAGCATACGGCCTTGTGGCGTATCTGCTTGCCTTTCACGCCAAAATTCTCAAGACGTTCGCCAAACTCACGGTCAGGACCGCCATATTTCATTCTTTCATCATAACCATTCACCGCTATCATATCCTCACGGAAACCTGATGAGTTACAGTTATTGAACGAAGGTGTTGTAGTAGTCACCGTATCGAGCACGGCACCTAATACAGGGCCCGCAGATAATTTCAGCGCCTGCGAAAAGCCCAGCTTGTCCTGTTTTTTCAACCAGTCTACATCAAAGCAATTTTCGTTGAGGATATCTTCTTTGGTAATGGCCTCACTTGTTTTCATGGTGAGCTTGCAGTACCCACCTGAAAGGAATTTCCCCTTCTCGGCAAATTTTGCATGTATCTCTACAAAATCCTTACGCGGAATGCAGTCGCCATCGGTCATGATGATGTACTCATTGGCCGCCTCTATAATGGCAATATTCAGTATCTCCTGCCTGCGATAGCCTTTGTCCTCATGCCAAAGGTGGCGTACAGGAACGGGATAATCAGCGGCATAGCGGTCGATCAGCTCTTTTGTAGCCGGCCGCGAACCGTCATCGGCAATAATAAGCTCAAAATCTTTATAGGTCTGGTTGCTGTACCCTATCAGGACATTCTCCAGCCAGCGTTCTGCATTATACGTACTTACTACTACTGATATTTTCATTTTTTTTCTGAGATTCTTAATTTCTTAGGTACTTAGCAAACTAAGGAACTAAGCACCTCAGCACCTAAGCACCTTTTACTGCACAAAGATAGTTATTTTGTCTTTTTCCTGAGGCCAAGCTTTTCCTTAAGGCGGCGCTTGCGGTGAAAGCGGTTGGCAAAATATTCCGTATACTTTACCATCATTGCCAGTACTTCACTGTATGGGCTGCCGTAAAGCCTGGCATATTCATCACTCATTACTTCCACAAGGCGGATCTCGGGAGTGAGCTTTGCCATATTGATTACCCTTTGCTTCAGTGTCATAGCGCTGCTATGGAAGTTCATCCGGTTCAGGTCGACCAGGAAAAATTCATATTTCTCAGGGCCGGTCTTTTTTATCAGTGTATTGCCCGGTGTATGGTCGAGAAATTCTATTCCCAGCTCATGCAGCCTAAAGGTGAACTGCGTGAACTGGCGCAGGATGATCTCGTGTTCCGGATAATCAGGAATCTCTATCAGCTGCCTGTATGTAAGGTCGGCTTCCAGCTGCTCGCTCATATAATAGCTGTCCTTTAGCGACAAAGGCCCCTTGTTTTCAAAATAAGCAATGGGCTGCGGGGTGCCAATACCTTTTGAAAGCAGGATGTTTGCAAATTCATAAGAGCGCTGTGCCTTGCCTTTTCGCAAAAAACGGTACACTAATTTATTGAGGATGTTGGGCACTTTGAACGATTTGACATTTACCGTCATACTGCCCAGCGGAAATAGCTTTATCCTGTTGCGCTTGCCGTCGATGAACAGAACGCCTTCGGTATCAAAATTGTCGATAATATGTGTTATCTCTTGTGTTTGCGGAAGGAATTCAGGATGGATGGTTTTATTCATCTACAATTGCAAATTTTGTACAAAAGTAACCATTTTGCATTTTACACTTCAAATAATTGCGCTATTTTTACCGGATTAAGTATCTGGCTGAAATATCCAACCACATAGGAACATAGGTTTCATAGCGTTTTAAAGAAAGTGTATACTCACATAGGTGAAGCGTCGCTTCATCTATGTGTTCTTAAGCATCACTTAAAGGTTCTTTTAGGCCTATGTATCTATGTGGTTAAAAATAAAACAGATCGTATAATTAACCATAACCCGCTTTATGTTCAACCATTACCTCATCACGCGCTTCAACCTGAAAAACCCCAAGTGGGATGTTACCAAGAACAACGAATCCCTTCTGACGGATGAGTGGCTGGAACACAGGCTTTGGCTGTTCGAGAATTTCTGCTTCCCTTCTGTGGCGGCACAGGTGAACAGGAACTTTGAATGGCTTATTTATTTTGACATAACCACACCTGATACTTATAAGCAAAAAATTGCCGCTATCATCGGGAACCAGCCCAACATCAGGCTGTTTTATATTGAAGGGATGCCTGCTTTTTACCCTGAGATCCAAAAGCTCATCGCAACAGAAGCTACCGGAAAGCCTTACCTCATCACTTCGCGCATTGATAATGACGACTGCATACGGAACACCTTCATCGACGAAGTGCAAAAACAATTTGACAAACAGGATTACCTTGCCATCGATGTAATAAAAGGCTATTCTTTACAGATAAAGCCCGTGATCATGCTGGGCAAGAAAGAGCACATCTTCAACCCGTTCATTAGCCTTATCGAGAAAAACGACAACCCGACGACCGTTTGGGCCAACGACCATAACCACTGGAAAAAAGAAACCCGGGTAAAGCAGGTTACCGACAAACGCTTATGGATGTCGATCATCCACGAGAAAAATAAAGTGAACGAGTTCGACGGCTACGGCAACATCAAATGGGACGATGTAAAGAACGATTTTATCGTGTCCGGTGCCATGGCATCAACTATAAGCCGGGACATACTGCCGCACAGCCAGTGGTGGTGGACCAGCTTTAAGAACGGATTGTACGTAAACTGGGTACTGTTTAACAAGTCGCTCAAAAAAGCGCTTGGCATTTATAAATTAAAACAATAGCGGGACCTGCCGGAATTGATAATCCTATAAAAGAATTACATGAGATCTGTCTTCCTGGAATCACACAATATGAAGAACCGCGCCGGCGGACTGGGCACTTTCAATTATGAGCTCATCAAAGCAATCGCGAAAAAGCCGCTGACAGACCTGGAGATCTGCCTGAACCTGAAAGATCCGCAACAGGCACAGGATGAGTTTAAGGACATATTCAAATATAAAAAATACACCAGCCTGCAGCGTCATGCCTTTTTCAGGATACGCGGGAAATTCGATGTATGGCACAGCATGAACCAAAACACGAAAGTAGAGCCGTTTTCTGCGCCTAAAAAATACATCCTTACTGTGCATGACGTAATTTTTATGGAACAGGGGAATGAAGCAGACAGGCAGAAAAACGTGAAGCTTTTTAAGGACAAGCTGGAGCGTGCCGATGTAATAACCTATATTTCCGACTTTGCCAGGCAGCAGGTGCACACGCATTTCCGGGTCCCGCAGGTGGAGGAAGTAATCATCTATAATGGGAACCCTGTTGCTTCAGCGTTAAATTATGAAGGCTATACACCACAGGCACCTATGGATAAGCCATTTTTTTACAGCCTTGGTGACTTCCTGGAACGCAAGAATTTTATGGCGCTGGTAAAAATGATCGAAATAACCGATGGCTATAATCTTGTCATCTCAGGGAATAACGACAAAAGCTACGGGCAGGAAATAAAGGATTACATTAATCAAAAGAACCTTCAGGACAGGGTATTCCTTACCGGAAAGGTGAGCGAGGAAGGCAAGCGGTTCTACATGGCCAATTGCGCCGCGTTCCTGTTTCCGTCTGTTAATGAAGGTTTTGGGCTTCCGCCGATAGAGGCTATGTACTTTGGTAAGCCGGTATTTTTAAGCAACCTGTCGTCGCTGCCCGAGATAGGCGGGGATGCTGCTTTTTACTGGGAAAATTTCGATCCGGGATACATGAGGGATTTCGTACTGCAAAACCTGCAGCGCTATCATGCCAGTCCGGGCAGTTATGTTGAAAAAATAAAAGCAAGGGCAGCTTTTTTCAGTTGGGACAAAGCCGCTCATGCCTATCTGGAACTGTACCGCAAGTAACATTACGATATAAATAACACACTATGATAATAGAGCAATATTTTACTAAAGGCAAAAAGGTTCTGAACGATCCTATATTTAAGGACGCGCAGCAAAAAGGACGCGACGAACTGAATAAAAAGCCTTCCCGCAGCGATATTATTAACTTCCTTTTATCGAAACTGAACCGCGAAACGACCTACCTTGAAATTGGCGTGCGCAACCTGAATGATAACCACAACCATGTAAAAGCTGATAAAAAATATGGCGTAGACCCGGGAGTTGATTTTGCAGGCAACCCTAATGGATTCCAGCTTCCCAGCGATGATTTTTTTGCAAAGCTGGAAAAGGGCGAAGTTCTCGATAAGGATATTTTGTTCGATGCGATCTTCATTGACGGCCTTCACCTTGCAGAGCAGGTAGACCGTGACATCATCAACTCCCTGAAGTATATTAAGGATGACGGCTTTATCGTGCTGCACGACTGCAACCCGCCAACAGAATGGCATGCCCGGGAAGATTACGATTACAAGCACTCCCCAGCAGGCGTGCAATGGAACGGCACCACCTGGAAGGGATTTGTAAAATGGAGGCACGAATCATCAGTCTACTCCTGCTGTGTAGACAGTGACTGGGGCGTGGGCGTAATTGCTAAAAAACATGCTATAGGCAACAGCATAGCTACACCTAACAGCAATCCTTTTTATGAGTTCGATGTATTTGCCAAAGACCGAAAGGGCTACCTCAACCTGATATCGTTCGAAGAGCTTAAGGCAGCGGTAAACAAAGCAATGCCATAATTAAAGAGATATAAAAAGGCTCCGATGCTAAACACACCGGGCCTTTTTTTTATGCTTAATACGTTACAACCGAAAATATTCTAAAGCCGAACGAAAATGTCAGATTGAGCGCAGTCGAAATGCGGCATTTTCGTTCTTCATGCTTACCGAGTACGCTCGAAGCTGCAAGATTATCTTATTTTTTAAACAAAAACTTGAACCACTGCCCGAAATTCTTTTTAAGAAGGAAGAAGGAAGGAACATTCAGCTTACCCGAGCGCTTAAAGTTCTCCAACAGCTCCTGTATGGTTTTGCCCGGCATGAACTCCAGCGTTTTCCAATGCATCGGGTTCAGGTAAAAGAAGCCCTCGATCTGCTTGTAGTTCGACTTGTTCACCATATCCCACTTTTTCATAAAAGCCTCTTTGTCTATATCGGTATTGTGGCCCCAGTTTTCCAGCTTCTGCACCAGCTCTCCCCTTTCCCTCGAAAGGCAGTCGTGCAGCGCGATGCTGTTGGTATAAACGGACCTGCATTTACAGTGGCGGCCCACCTTATAACCCGGGTGGTTGGAGGCCACCATGAACTTATCTAGCTTATCTACATAGAGAACGCCTTCATCTACATATTTATACAGGTTCACCTTGAAGGCACATATTTGTATCTTTTCGGCCCCTTCCTTCAGGAAATGGTTCTTTGACCTTAAGAAGTCGGTAAACGATTTGAAGTCATAAAAATATTCGTCGCTGTCCAGCTGTACAAGCCAGTTGCCAACACCCATTTTTTCGGCCAGCATCTTGCGTTCCCTTACTTCACATGCCATAGTGCTGAGTTCCGGCACGTAAAACTCATCTTCATAAATGACAATCTTATTGTCGGTATCTACGGCTTTTATCCATTCGAAAAAAGACGGGTCGATATCAAAACTTTCCCCGTTCCAGGTTTTCTTATTCTTGTCGATAGCCAGGAAAATGGTATCGCTCTCAGAATATATAGGCGGCAATGCGAACTTAATCAGCTTATAATCATACGACACAAGAAAGCCTACCTGTATTTTTTTCATGTTGGAAGATGTTGATTTTTATGCGGTGCAAGTTAAGATAATTTTGAATTTCATGTGCAGGTAATATTTTCTTTGTGACGGCGGTTCGCCAAAACTTAAAAAAATATTGCATAATTTCGCCAAATGGACAAATATGATTACGTTATAGTGGGTTCGGGGCTTTTTGGAAGCGTTTTTGCGCATGAAGCTTCCAAAAGGGGAAAAAAATGCCTCGTGATAGACAAGCGCGACCATTTGGGCGGCAATGTATATTGCGAAAATGTAGAGGGCATCAATGTGCACAAATACGGCGCACATATTTTTCATACCAACGATAAAGGCCTTTGGGATTACGTGAACCAATTTGCCGAATTCAACCATTACAGGAATTCGCCGTTGTCGCTGTCTAAGGGCAAACTGTACAACCTGCCTTTCAATATGAATACCTTTTACCAGCTTTGGGGAACGATAACCCCGGCAGAGGCGCAGGCAAAGATCGATGAGCAAATAGCTGAATACGGGACATCCGACCCGCAGAACCTTGAGGAACAGGCGCTATCGCTGGTGGGGAAGGATATTTACGAAACCCTTATAAAAGAATATACCGAAAAGCAATGGGGAATGAGCGCAACGCTGCTGCCTGCTTTTATCATAAAGCGGCTGCCGGTGCGTTTTACCTTTGACAATAATTATTTTAACGACACCTACCAGGGCATCCCGAAAGGCGGCTACAATAAGATCATAGACGGCCTGTTGGAAGGAATAGAATGTAAAACGGATATTGATTTTTTTGAGGAAAGGGAAAAATGGGAAGGCCTGGCCGATAAGAT
Above is a genomic segment from Flavobacterium album containing:
- a CDS encoding glycosyltransferase family 2 protein — translated: MKISVVVSTYNAERWLENVLIGYSNQTYKDFELIIADDGSRPATKELIDRYAADYPVPVRHLWHEDKGYRRQEILNIAIIEAANEYIIMTDGDCIPRKDFVEIHAKFAEKGKFLSGGYCKLTMKTSEAITKEDILNENCFDVDWLKKQDKLGFSQALKLSAGPVLGAVLDTVTTTTPSFNNCNSSGFREDMIAVNGYDERMKYGGPDREFGERLENFGVKGKQIRHKAVCLHLDHARGYKTPESLAANLAIRKEVKEKKIKWTPYGIVKEPGVTVE
- a CDS encoding lipopolysaccharide kinase InaA family protein, whose amino-acid sequence is MNKTIHPEFLPQTQEITHIIDNFDTEGVLFIDGKRNRIKLFPLGSMTVNVKSFKVPNILNKLVYRFLRKGKAQRSYEFANILLSKGIGTPQPIAYFENKGPLSLKDSYYMSEQLEADLTYRQLIEIPDYPEHEIILRQFTQFTFRLHELGIEFLDHTPGNTLIKKTGPEKYEFFLVDLNRMNFHSSAMTLKQRVINMAKLTPEIRLVEVMSDEYARLYGSPYSEVLAMMVKYTEYFANRFHRKRRLKEKLGLRKKTK
- a CDS encoding glycosyltransferase, which gives rise to MFNHYLITRFNLKNPKWDVTKNNESLLTDEWLEHRLWLFENFCFPSVAAQVNRNFEWLIYFDITTPDTYKQKIAAIIGNQPNIRLFYIEGMPAFYPEIQKLIATEATGKPYLITSRIDNDDCIRNTFIDEVQKQFDKQDYLAIDVIKGYSLQIKPVIMLGKKEHIFNPFISLIEKNDNPTTVWANDHNHWKKETRVKQVTDKRLWMSIIHEKNKVNEFDGYGNIKWDDVKNDFIVSGAMASTISRDILPHSQWWWTSFKNGLYVNWVLFNKSLKKALGIYKLKQ
- a CDS encoding glycosyltransferase family 4 protein; translation: MRSVFLESHNMKNRAGGLGTFNYELIKAIAKKPLTDLEICLNLKDPQQAQDEFKDIFKYKKYTSLQRHAFFRIRGKFDVWHSMNQNTKVEPFSAPKKYILTVHDVIFMEQGNEADRQKNVKLFKDKLERADVITYISDFARQQVHTHFRVPQVEEVIIYNGNPVASALNYEGYTPQAPMDKPFFYSLGDFLERKNFMALVKMIEITDGYNLVISGNNDKSYGQEIKDYINQKNLQDRVFLTGKVSEEGKRFYMANCAAFLFPSVNEGFGLPPIEAMYFGKPVFLSNLSSLPEIGGDAAFYWENFDPGYMRDFVLQNLQRYHASPGSYVEKIKARAAFFSWDKAAHAYLELYRK
- a CDS encoding class I SAM-dependent methyltransferase; its protein translation is MIIEQYFTKGKKVLNDPIFKDAQQKGRDELNKKPSRSDIINFLLSKLNRETTYLEIGVRNLNDNHNHVKADKKYGVDPGVDFAGNPNGFQLPSDDFFAKLEKGEVLDKDILFDAIFIDGLHLAEQVDRDIINSLKYIKDDGFIVLHDCNPPTEWHAREDYDYKHSPAGVQWNGTTWKGFVKWRHESSVYSCCVDSDWGVGVIAKKHAIGNSIATPNSNPFYEFDVFAKDRKGYLNLISFEELKAAVNKAMP
- the glf gene encoding UDP-galactopyranose mutase; protein product: MDKYDYVIVGSGLFGSVFAHEASKRGKKCLVIDKRDHLGGNVYCENVEGINVHKYGAHIFHTNDKGLWDYVNQFAEFNHYRNSPLSLSKGKLYNLPFNMNTFYQLWGTITPAEAQAKIDEQIAEYGTSDPQNLEEQALSLVGKDIYETLIKEYTEKQWGMSATLLPAFIIKRLPVRFTFDNNYFNDTYQGIPKGGYNKIIDGLLEGIECKTDIDFFEEREKWEGLADKIVFTGKVDEYFNYEFGQLDYRSLRFENEILPVANHQGNAVVNYNDKEVPYTRIIEHKHFEFGTQPSTVITKEYPDEWTPGKEAFYPINDDKNQAIYQKYSELKKQQPNTIFGGRLAEYRYYDMHQIIASALTAIKKEFNEN